ACAACAAACCCAATACATCAAGCTGTTAACACCCAAAATCCATATAAATATACTTCCCATATAATTAAACTATCTACACCTAAATACTAATCAAGAGTACCTTGATTGGATGTTATTCCAAGGTATAAAACAACTCCAATTAGCAGAATTGCAAAGCTTGGATTAGATCTTCTCCTCAGCCCACAAATCCTCCAGGCTGCCAACTCCACTTCTCAGCTTTCCTTGGCTTAGacagagaaaaggagaagagaaagatgaTAAGTATGAAGGGGAAATAGGAATTCTGGTGTGTGGACAAGTGTATTCCACTAAGGGTGAAGTGATAAGGGTGAAAAATTGCAATTTAGCCCTTTAAATCCATGAAATTGCATAGTTGACAATTGCTACCCGCaactgctgtaccggtacaggctgcttgctgtactggtacacagtgcaccagcagcaacagcagcagcagcaacttcAGCTGCTTCAAGTCCTCTTTTCTCACATTTGGTTCATTCCAAATTCAGTTGAGCACTTCCACAACTTGTCAAATGATCTTCCCaagctaccaaattaatttggaagcattCCATTTCGAAATTTGCATTAACTTGATCATTTTTAATCAAGTTAATTCAATATTTCAGCATTTCAACCtttgagcagcagcagcaacttcATTACCTATTTCCCTTGGTTTAATTCAATCCAATTCTATTCGAGCATATCCAAATCATGCCAAAGAAGCTTCCCAATCCATCAAATTAGTTTGGGAGCCATTCATTTCAAACTTGGCATCAATGTGGCCATTTTGACCAAATCGgccaaaatttcagcattaAAGTCATTTCAGCAATTGGAGTTCTCTTATCACCTCGATTGCATTAATTTCTATTCTCACACTTCCAATATGTGCCAATGACTGATCTCTAGCTTCTAATCAAGCTTAGAAGtctttaatttcctttttaGCCTCATTGTGACCAATTTTATCACAATTGGCCTAAGCTGAATTTTCAGCCTATTACAGATGCAccataaaaaaatcaattattgTAGTTTGGACTGATTCCATTACACAATAAGTGAACACGCACAACTAGTTTTCTCCAACTATAGGAATACATTTCAAACATGGGCATAAAATCACTCCATTCTCGCATGCATTTTTAGAAGCAAAATCGAGAAAATTGTTTTCTCCTTCGTAGTATTCATATGTCCATCTATTCCTTTTGATCCAACTCTTATCCATTATAATAGAgcatcaaaaaatttatatctgattgtcaagaaaaaaaattagtacaatCAAAAAGTAATATGTAACTAAAACCTTATAGAATATACTAAAAAACCAAGTTCAAATAAAACTATTGGAAAAATACACtgagggtgcgtttggttcgtgctatcttttaaagattcctagtaatccaatgggaataaaaaaatatgacggtgtttggctaaacgcactaagtaatctagttggtaatattggattcacatgggaataagattcaccccaaagtactaatctcattcccttgagggagggtgggtatcctcatattaatggattagggtaatcataatatgtccaatctctttctttcttcctatccaccggctaattgatattatttttcttcacactctaaccttatatatctctctaaacttatttttctctctaaaattcaacttttttttctctttctaaactaagctttctctctctctctctttctaaaatttcaacacTCTCACTCCTAATttcaactatatttttctttctatttttttaattatgctctctctctctaacttatactctctctcccttttttctaaaaagatgttgaaacttttggtaacattatctaaaattaaataaataaattaattaattaattgtatattttttgtaatattaaataacatggctaattaatattNtatgctctctctctctaacttatactctctctccatcttgtttaattaattaattgtatattttttgtaatattaaataacatggctaattaatattaccgtgcgaaccaaacaaagaaattccacattcttagtaatagaatgaataggaataagattctcagatatcttttattcctagtaatctttcataatgtgAACTAAACTCACCCTAATAATTATCTCAATATTAATAAGGGAGTTCTCTTTGGAATTGTTAAGTTAATTAAACAAGATGGGTTGATCATGATGGGTTGGATTTGTTTGTGAGTGAAATTGGGCTGAGAACATTTGGGTCCTATATGCTAAACTGGGTTTTGGgctaaatgtttttttttaggCCGTGGACTAGGCTGATGTGGCTtcgattttttttaactacttTAGTCAAATTAAACCAGGTTCTATTGGTTAACTACTTTAGTCAAattaaagcaaaaaagaagtAAAACTCAAAAATGTTGTACATAATAAGCAAAAAGCTACAAAAGGAATGTAAGTCTGAAGCATGCATCTACCTTAAATTATTATGGATTTTTTCAATCAGATAACTacttggagaagattaaagaataTAATATCTTAGTAAAGCAACCTTTTAACCAAGAAATATACATGAGACTAAGAAACTTGACCAAAAGTACGTGAAAGGCAGACAAAGAAGATATAAGGAGAATAATGTTTTGCAAGCTGACAACAATTAATTGAACAATACGTCAATTAGTTCATGATGGCATGCAATACCAATNAAGGAGAATAATGTTATGCAAGCTGACAACAATTAACTAAACAATACGTCAATTAGTTCATGATGGTATGCAATACCAATAGGAGCTCATAAGGAGAATTTATGAAGAAGCAATTAGATGAGATATCATCACTATCATCATCCAATCCTAACACTACATCTAACAGCAAGTTCACCAACACAGATAATATATATGAAGAGATAATTCTCAAGTTAAATAAGATTACTGCTACAGTAATATGGAGAAACTGTGCAAATAATTAAGATTACAGCCTAATCAACCAGGACAACAAGGCAAAAGAAAGGACATTGTCAGTTTCTCTCTCCAACTGGCAAACTATGCGAACAAGAAGAGCACCTCActactaacaaaaaaaatttaaaactaatacTAGGCTAAGTGAAAAGGAATAGAAACTTATGTTATCAATCTGTTGGTTTTGCTGGGCTTTTATAGCAGCCTTCACCTGGTCCTTATCAATGTTTGCCTAGAGATGGATGAAATTTTATTCAAGaaaagatacaaaaaaaaaaggaatgctTTTACAAATGTCTTTAGGCAAAATAAACATGTATGACACTAGATACAAAACAGGAAATTAATTATGTAACAATCCAACTATTCTTACTAAGTCTATTGGCGTACCCAAATTAAAACAAATCGACCTTCGAATTCAACTAGAAAATAATGGTGATTCTGTAAAGTCTTGCCTAATCAAAACATTTTTGCCTAGAAACACTTACTCCTCGAAGACTGCTGAATCCTAGGCCTGCACCAATTGTGAGCCGACGAGGATCAACGAGCGAATTATAATGGTAACTTAACTGGATGGGTGGTGTATCTGTATGATCGCTTCCTTGAAATATGTTTACAGGTTCtgcggagaagaaaagagaagcgTTTAAGTGCTTATATTACAATCTACCTTACAACGCCAAGCTCAGGGACAAATAAGCTATAGAACAAACAAGACTTGTACTGTAGGAATAGATGTGAATAGGATGATTATACATCTCAGCAAATGCTTGGATCTCCACATTGTTTCCATATACCTATAATTAAACAGTTACTCAAGCCAGTGTGTACGTcgatatatatgcataaaaatcTAAACAATACAGAAAAATACATATTATTGTACAATGGTGTCAACTAATTATCATTTATTAAAACATACATACCTTGTCTCGCCTTTTCCTCTTACAGTAAGATGTAAAGCCTTTAGTTATAAATTGAGAGAAATGATCCCTCTCCCTTTCCTGAAAGAGAATATATGAATGAGGAACACTAACACATTCACATAATTAGGGTAACAACAACAGTAAATTCTCCACGCTTTGAATGGTAAGGATATTAAAGAATCAGTGCAAAACTATAATAAGCTTTGCCATGCCAGCTGATTTACTAGATAACTACATTGGTACCCTAGCTCATCTTACCACATCAGTACCCTAGCTCATCTTACCTCCTATTTTTTTTCACATGTCACTAAACTCTCTTCAgagcaaataaagtaaaaatagtACCAAATAATTCCCTAGGTGTCATGTTTAAAGATTCACAAGTAAAAAACGTTCTTGAAACCTAAATAATCTCGCACAACTTAATCAATCAGTGTTAATGCAGCACAAAAGAGGCCTAAATTTCGGTTTCGAAACAGATTTAAAAGAGATGAGCATGTAGATGATCGAACACTGTCAAAAAACTAGAAAATATCTCCCACAAATTGCAAGCGAATCCAAAAATTAACTCCTGAAACCCCCAATTACAAACACTTCGGCTTAATTGAGAAGCTATTCGAGATCAAATTGCACTAACA
The sequence above is a segment of the Ananas comosus cultivar F153 unplaced genomic scaffold, ASM154086v1, whole genome shotgun sequence genome. Coding sequences within it:
- the LOC109704934 gene encoding uncharacterized protein LOC109704934; translation: MACAQRAARVACAARKESAARVPPACSARGQQGTGSPRGPRPALQSVARVARVARKGCAARVARGLRPAHTARVAHGLRPAPFFFFFQIGDLHHELEPLQEIGIFGDFTLNPLLRAISHLDLHTIPRSGEERERDHFSQFITKGFTSYCKRKRRDKVYGNNVEIQAFAEMYNHPIHIYSYSTKPVNIFQGSDHTDTPPIQLSYHYNSLVDPRRLTIGAGLGFSSLRGANIDKDQVKAAIKAQQNQQIDNISFYSFSLSLVLVLNFFC